In bacterium, a genomic segment contains:
- a CDS encoding RluA family pseudouridine synthase — MSYIHTFNHVDTLYQDQNILVVDKPSGMLVHPAGKPGQDNLVDFFKKQLDDPEIRPVHRLDRLTSGAVILAKNIETARFYGKVFSTARLEKIYLAQLKGLLEQDKGTLDNFLADDLESTVKIKRKVAQEGQNAVTHFETVKTDAPYSYVKLYPKTGRRHQLRVHMAHLGCPIVGDPIYDLGDDFYLSLIESTEPSPPMHLHAWQITVPVPDKSENMTFQSPYPSFWQI, encoded by the coding sequence ATGAGTTACATACACACATTCAATCATGTCGATACCCTTTATCAAGACCAAAATATTTTGGTTGTCGATAAGCCTTCTGGCATGTTGGTGCATCCTGCCGGCAAACCTGGACAAGATAACCTGGTTGATTTTTTTAAAAAGCAACTAGATGATCCAGAAATACGACCAGTCCACCGCCTAGATCGCCTAACTTCTGGTGCAGTTATTTTAGCTAAAAACATTGAAACCGCACGCTTTTATGGCAAAGTTTTTTCCACTGCCCGTCTAGAAAAAATCTATCTTGCTCAACTTAAGGGTCTTCTTGAACAAGATAAAGGAACTTTAGATAATTTTTTGGCTGATGATCTAGAAAGTACGGTAAAAATCAAACGCAAAGTGGCTCAAGAAGGGCAAAATGCTGTAACCCATTTTGAAACTGTTAAAACTGATGCCCCGTACAGCTATGTCAAACTTTACCCAAAAACCGGACGTCGTCACCAATTGCGCGTGCATATGGCACACTTGGGTTGTCCTATTGTTGGAGACCCTATTTACGATTTAGGTGATGATTTTTATTTAAGTTTGATAGAGAGTACAGAGCCCTCGCCTCCTATGCACTTGCATGCCTGGCAAATTACCGTGCCCGTTCCTGATAAATCAGAAAACATGACGTTTCAGAGCCCTTACCCTTCGTTTTGGCAAATATAA
- a CDS encoding rhodanese-related sulfurtransferase, whose product MLKYMHNMKEREELEQSLAAENFARIPASFYKYGKIENPQDFRNDLYKFWYPMRVFGRVYVSKEGINAQVSVPEFLWNEFVETVHYFPLLKKTMVNRSRDQGNDAFLKLDIKLREKIVADGIKGNLFDEVTPGEHLSPKDFHEKLERGDVVLIDTRNDYECETGHFEGAYCPESKTFSQVLPEIKTKFAKDKDKTVLMYCTGGIRCEKASAYMKKEGFNHVYQLKGGIINYLNTVEREGKDSKFKGSLFVFDGRMAEPTVNEVLSHCHQCDAAYDVHSDCANVKCHSLMIQCPSCAEKFSGCCSEQCQNIILGEKVHV is encoded by the coding sequence ATGCTTAAATACATGCACAACATGAAAGAAAGAGAAGAGCTTGAACAATCTCTTGCAGCAGAAAATTTTGCGCGTATTCCAGCTTCTTTTTACAAGTATGGAAAAATAGAGAATCCACAAGACTTCCGCAATGATTTGTATAAATTCTGGTATCCCATGCGTGTTTTTGGCAGGGTTTATGTTTCTAAAGAAGGTATTAATGCGCAAGTGAGCGTGCCAGAGTTTTTATGGAATGAGTTTGTAGAAACAGTTCACTACTTTCCTCTTCTTAAAAAAACCATGGTGAATCGTTCGAGAGATCAAGGCAATGATGCTTTTTTAAAACTGGATATTAAATTGCGTGAGAAAATTGTAGCAGACGGAATCAAGGGTAATTTATTTGATGAAGTGACTCCAGGCGAGCATTTATCGCCAAAAGATTTTCATGAAAAATTAGAGCGTGGTGATGTTGTTCTTATTGATACGCGCAATGACTATGAGTGTGAAACTGGCCATTTTGAAGGGGCTTATTGCCCAGAATCCAAAACCTTCAGTCAGGTTTTACCGGAAATTAAGACCAAGTTTGCCAAAGATAAAGATAAAACTGTTTTGATGTACTGCACTGGTGGCATTCGCTGTGAAAAAGCCAGTGCTTATATGAAAAAAGAAGGCTTTAATCACGTCTATCAACTTAAAGGTGGGATCATCAATTACCTTAATACGGTCGAGCGTGAAGGTAAAGATTCTAAGTTTAAAGGTAGTCTATTTGTGTTTGATGGCAGAATGGCTGAACCAACTGTAAATGAAGTTTTAAGTCACTGTCATCAATGTGATGCAGCTTATGATGTTCATAGCGATTGTGCTAATGTTAAATGTCACAGCTTGATGATTCAATGTCCGAGTTGCGCAGAAAAATTTTCTGGGTGCTGCAGTGAACAATGTCAAAATATTATTTTAGGAGAAAAAGTTCATGTTTGA
- the serS gene encoding serine--tRNA ligase: MAIDHKYFIDNLQAIENSLQKRNSDFDIEGVKQKVEQRNQLQQQHDEKAASAKEASGQIGQLFQQKADAATIETAKNKASQLKEELQQIKEQYEALNKELVGALLAMPNILDESVPQGQNEQDNHSVMTWGEPRQFSFNARAHEDLGEALGILNFEQGAKVTGSRFTVLHGWAAQLERALVNFMLDMHRKAGYSEISVPYLANAQAMTGTGQLPKFSEDAFSLVDPQYYLIPTAEVPVTNIYAHDILDAEQLPLSYVAYSPCFRREAGSYGQDTKGLIRQHQFHKVELMRFTHPQESEDLHEALTMQAEAVLQALELPYKKMLLCAGDTGFGAAKTYDLEVWLPSQKKYREISSCSNFKDFQARRANIRFKSKNGGKPEFVHTLNGSGLAVGRTLLALLENYQQEDGSIELPKILSPYMQDMLKIQLQK, translated from the coding sequence ATGGCCATAGATCATAAATATTTTATAGATAACCTACAGGCAATTGAGAACTCACTTCAGAAAAGAAACAGTGACTTTGATATTGAGGGTGTAAAACAAAAAGTTGAGCAGCGTAATCAACTGCAACAGCAGCATGATGAAAAAGCTGCAAGTGCAAAAGAAGCTTCGGGTCAAATTGGACAGCTTTTTCAGCAGAAAGCAGATGCAGCAACCATAGAGACAGCAAAAAATAAAGCATCTCAGCTCAAAGAAGAGCTTCAGCAGATTAAAGAACAGTATGAAGCCCTTAATAAAGAGTTGGTGGGCGCTTTGCTGGCTATGCCAAATATCCTTGATGAGAGCGTTCCCCAGGGTCAAAATGAACAGGATAATCACTCCGTGATGACATGGGGTGAGCCTAGACAATTTAGCTTTAATGCACGTGCGCATGAAGATTTGGGTGAGGCTTTGGGTATTTTAAACTTTGAACAAGGTGCAAAAGTTACCGGCTCAAGGTTTACCGTATTGCATGGCTGGGCAGCACAGCTTGAAAGGGCTTTGGTAAACTTTATGCTGGATATGCATCGCAAAGCGGGCTATAGCGAAATCTCTGTACCTTATCTGGCCAATGCCCAAGCCATGACCGGCACCGGTCAATTGCCCAAGTTCAGTGAAGATGCTTTCAGCCTTGTTGATCCACAATATTACCTCATTCCTACAGCAGAAGTTCCCGTCACCAATATTTATGCCCATGATATTTTAGACGCTGAGCAACTGCCTTTATCGTATGTTGCTTACAGTCCCTGTTTTAGAAGAGAAGCGGGTTCATATGGACAAGATACCAAAGGCCTGATTCGTCAACATCAATTCCATAAAGTTGAGTTGATGCGTTTTACCCATCCACAAGAATCTGAAGACTTACATGAAGCATTGACCATGCAAGCTGAGGCTGTTTTACAAGCTTTGGAACTTCCGTATAAAAAAATGCTTCTCTGCGCAGGGGACACGGGTTTTGGAGCAGCAAAAACCTACGATTTAGAGGTTTGGTTGCCCAGTCAAAAAAAATATCGGGAAATCTCATCCTGCTCTAATTTTAAAGATTTTCAGGCCAGACGGGCCAATATTCGCTTTAAGTCCAAAAATGGTGGAAAACCAGAGTTTGTCCATACCCTTAATGGCTCGGGTTTGGCTGTGGGCAGAACCTTATTGGCCCTGCTTGAAAATTATCAGCAAGAAGACGGAAGCATAGAATTACCAAAAATTCTTTCCCCTTACATGCAAGATATGTTAAAGATACAACTTCAAAAATAA
- a CDS encoding high-potential iron-sulfur protein yields the protein MNRRDFIEKSFFASFGAFFLSACTSSEKKELPKQTTEPQKNTSNTEATPEAKATEAVPSGAPKDSVQYVDPQSKMAVNLKYVEDAKNADPALRIKRGDVESKDQLCSNCSFYTPEAGKTYGKCTLLPDGYVPAKGWCSTWAKKA from the coding sequence ATGAATAGACGTGATTTTATAGAAAAAAGTTTTTTTGCAAGTTTTGGTGCATTTTTTTTAAGTGCGTGTACGAGTTCTGAAAAAAAAGAGCTTCCTAAACAAACAACTGAACCACAAAAAAACACCTCAAATACAGAAGCAACGCCTGAGGCAAAAGCCACAGAAGCTGTTCCCTCAGGAGCACCTAAAGATTCTGTCCAATATGTAGACCCGCAAAGTAAAATGGCAGTCAACCTAAAGTATGTTGAAGATGCCAAAAATGCAGACCCAGCTCTTAGAATTAAGCGTGGAGATGTAGAGAGCAAAGATCAATTGTGCTCAAACTGCAGTTTCTACACACCTGAGGCAGGTAAAACTTACGGTAAATGCACACTTTTACCTGATGGTTATGTTCCAGCTAAGGGATGGTGCAGCACCTGGGCTAAAAAAGCATAA
- a CDS encoding M15 family metallopeptidase, with protein MNNGKEHFVALDTLDTDIQCELRYHSTDNFTGEKVPGYEASRCFLSKAAAQALLKVEKDLKKQGLGLKIFDAYRPQTAVNHFIAWSKQDDKNDMKQRFYPKLEKKDLFNGYLSCKSGHSRGSSVDLTLINSQGQELDMGTEFDYLDEQSHTHNPNISEQAQNNRLILKQAMEKHGFENYHREWWHFSLVDEPHPDTYFDFVIK; from the coding sequence ATGAATAATGGAAAAGAACATTTTGTTGCTTTGGACACATTGGATACAGATATTCAATGTGAGTTACGCTACCATAGCACGGACAATTTCACCGGTGAAAAAGTGCCTGGCTATGAAGCCTCGCGCTGTTTTTTAAGTAAAGCTGCAGCGCAAGCTCTATTAAAAGTTGAAAAAGACTTAAAAAAACAGGGGCTGGGTTTAAAAATTTTTGATGCCTATAGACCACAAACTGCGGTCAATCACTTTATTGCCTGGTCAAAACAAGATGATAAAAATGATATGAAGCAACGCTTCTACCCTAAGCTTGAAAAAAAAGATCTTTTTAATGGTTATCTTTCCTGCAAGTCTGGACATAGCCGTGGGAGCAGTGTGGATTTGACTTTAATCAACAGTCAAGGCCAAGAATTGGACATGGGCACAGAGTTTGATTATCTCGATGAGCAATCACACACGCATAACCCTAACATATCTGAACAAGCGCAAAACAATCGTTTGATTTTAAAGCAAGCCATGGAAAAACACGGTTTTGAAAATTATCACCGAGAATGGTGGCACTTTTCTTTAGTTGATGAGCCGCATCCAGATACCTATTTTGACTTTGTCATTAAGTGA
- a CDS encoding glutathione S-transferase family protein, with amino-acid sequence MDATKKITVFSYRRCPFAMRVRMTLHEKGIAFETREEKWGAFSQELKEKHPEAKVPVLVHGDTVIYESAIITEYIEDAFPKHALLSQDPSQRAQMRLWTYWCNHVFKPHVDHYKYGTARSKAEDVEQAPENLKKDLHKLEATLSQQHYLLGDKLSLADIHVFPFLRQLNKVTPRLSYLDDCPATLKWLEKLLARPAFEKTMEKKNA; translated from the coding sequence ATGGATGCAACAAAAAAAATAACAGTTTTTTCTTACCGGCGCTGTCCTTTTGCTATGCGGGTGCGTATGACGCTGCATGAAAAAGGGATTGCTTTTGAGACACGAGAAGAAAAATGGGGCGCCTTTTCTCAAGAGTTAAAAGAAAAACATCCAGAAGCCAAAGTACCGGTTTTGGTGCATGGGGACACGGTTATTTATGAGTCTGCTATTATTACCGAATACATTGAAGATGCTTTTCCCAAGCATGCTTTGTTAAGTCAAGATCCCAGCCAGAGGGCCCAGATGCGCCTTTGGACTTATTGGTGTAATCATGTGTTTAAGCCGCATGTAGATCATTACAAGTACGGAACAGCCAGGTCAAAAGCAGAAGATGTTGAACAAGCACCAGAAAATCTAAAAAAAGACCTGCATAAACTTGAAGCAACGCTAAGTCAGCAGCATTACCTACTGGGAGATAAATTAAGTTTAGCGGATATTCATGTATTTCCATTTTTAAGGCAGCTTAATAAAGTTACCCCCAGATTAAGTTACTTGGATGATTGCCCAGCTACGTTAAAGTGGTTAGAAAAACTATTGGCACGTCCAGCATTTGAAAAAACCATGGAGAAAAAAAATGCTTAA
- the dut gene encoding dUTP diphosphatase codes for MNVKIKKLTNEAVIPAYAKEGDAGMDLTCVSVDQTEMFVEYGTGLALEIPTGYCGLLFPRSSVSKTGQSLCNSIGLVDSGYRGELRLRYYARNTDITYKLGDKVGQLLIMPYPSIQFEEVSELSSSERAQGGFGSTGN; via the coding sequence ATGAATGTTAAGATTAAGAAATTAACCAATGAAGCTGTGATCCCTGCTTATGCCAAAGAAGGTGATGCCGGGATGGATTTAACTTGTGTGTCTGTTGATCAAACAGAGATGTTTGTTGAGTACGGTACGGGTTTGGCCTTGGAAATACCTACCGGCTACTGTGGTCTTTTGTTTCCCCGCAGCAGTGTTTCTAAAACGGGTCAATCTTTATGCAACTCTATTGGATTGGTGGACTCCGGTTATAGAGGTGAGCTGCGTTTACGCTACTATGCACGCAACACAGATATAACGTATAAACTAGGGGATAAAGTAGGGCAATTGTTGATTATGCCTTACCCATCAATCCAATTTGAAGAGGTCTCTGAATTAAGCAGTTCTGAACGTGCTCAAGGGGGCTTTGGTAGCACGGGTAACTAA
- a CDS encoding tetratricopeptide repeat protein translates to MGDFEDFFEDDELLTEDNEKETAAKNKQEKPKQPEQVQKTEAVAKDKTDDDDMSPGMIDLEAIEATGGYSFDEDDNENVENAADASPDQKELESTQNNISFDEEDSTSIEETASMAQVDFSSDDQSEEQGQETKTFKHIEHDEEDIDLKEVPQHEQLDENSSVIKQSLKLSEEEKQQRINSVLEKSAQSILSQAQNEKAQEKSPETTNNLFVNLDESELFSNIETLDTEPSNTSKKDSQGIDFGDDEKEDLVSDETKDNINQVKQDDTSTVVGVSSGGKAEDFDAFESFLKEELEQEEQEDPISEIVEDLAEQKLKFELPAWLSQISMPKIPIWPVVALIVASLITVTFFYRKTIEQVVFNRTPYSPPTETQLQKISIITSKAKQEYLYDHVLSQKKAISYLNESLLIDPRHKETLYLKALVEAQMLIDEAVVKKTVKNGNALVVLDEFFPDSEQFLIAEAYSLLASEQIEKSLAQFKKLKKIYPKNIDLSMGYAEALVREDKYDEAYQVLASINSGHRRVHFLKAFCLSQLDTKRAYEIYMKSIDNISSYHPKLEFLKLKMQHNNELLDNELISKFENNLKNNTAKYPSSLLAASYVILSEVFLENQDIEKAVLLLKNATKNSTDDKTFFKMALLQKKIGDTKGAIASFQKAYELSSNNEKYLIEYLYALRKSGEYKKAINLADENSEKYKQSGHFLYEYALIKKGLLRTDEALEHLEQAKEISDKIEYDIAIATIYMEKDDYDQAYKTIGKILEKDSQNELALIYKGKILTAYHVFGLAEKSLTSIKKPYVNAYQVYQAFADYYLATDKKTDLTGLMREVEKTDLNAYEKDMLLSKELLENKKYEEALERLKSHQLKDKKDIELNALLGQIYFASNNPKQAIAVLEESMKINRGDFETLFLLGKALIDIGQLDAGIEKLLLASEIQSKVPNIWFELQKAHIAKDNQEKVAFYFKQAIDKNAQYLPAYISMADYYFSSNLYSKAKPLYTKVIQIEPKAEQAYYNLAVIEKFNRNTDKAKSYFKKAIQLNRKNSQAYIALGILEEEGRNVSVAQRLFEKAKQVDPNNPEPYYLLGLSYRQSGRYQRAIQHFQKYLDLNPNAKDKQAIEDEITFLRKNMN, encoded by the coding sequence ATGGGTGATTTTGAAGATTTTTTTGAAGATGATGAGCTTTTAACCGAAGACAATGAAAAAGAAACGGCAGCAAAGAATAAGCAAGAAAAACCCAAGCAGCCAGAACAAGTTCAGAAAACAGAAGCCGTAGCCAAAGATAAAACTGATGATGACGATATGTCTCCTGGAATGATAGACCTGGAAGCCATTGAAGCTACTGGGGGCTACTCTTTTGATGAAGATGATAACGAAAATGTTGAAAATGCTGCAGATGCAAGCCCTGACCAAAAAGAACTTGAATCTACCCAAAATAATATTTCTTTTGATGAAGAAGACAGCACCTCTATAGAGGAAACTGCCAGTATGGCGCAAGTTGATTTTTCTTCAGATGATCAGTCTGAAGAGCAGGGGCAGGAAACAAAAACCTTTAAGCATATAGAGCATGATGAAGAAGATATTGACCTTAAAGAAGTTCCACAGCATGAGCAGTTGGATGAGAATTCAAGTGTAATTAAACAATCTTTGAAGTTAAGCGAAGAAGAAAAACAACAAAGAATCAATTCTGTATTAGAAAAATCAGCTCAATCAATTTTAAGTCAAGCTCAAAATGAAAAGGCACAAGAGAAGAGTCCTGAAACGACAAATAACTTGTTTGTTAATTTAGATGAAAGTGAGCTGTTCAGCAATATAGAAACTTTAGATACAGAGCCGTCAAACACTTCTAAGAAAGACAGTCAAGGTATAGATTTTGGTGATGATGAAAAAGAAGATTTAGTATCGGATGAAACTAAGGACAATATCAATCAAGTTAAGCAAGATGACACATCAACCGTAGTTGGCGTAAGTTCAGGTGGTAAAGCAGAAGATTTTGATGCTTTTGAAAGCTTCTTAAAAGAGGAGCTTGAACAGGAGGAACAAGAAGATCCAATTTCTGAGATCGTGGAAGATTTGGCTGAGCAGAAACTAAAGTTTGAGTTGCCAGCATGGTTAAGTCAGATTTCGATGCCCAAGATACCGATTTGGCCAGTTGTTGCATTGATTGTGGCATCTTTAATAACGGTCACTTTTTTCTATAGAAAAACGATTGAACAAGTGGTGTTTAATCGTACTCCGTATAGTCCGCCAACAGAAACACAACTTCAAAAAATATCTATTATTACAAGCAAAGCAAAACAAGAGTACCTGTATGATCATGTACTTTCACAAAAAAAGGCGATCTCGTACCTTAATGAAAGTCTGTTGATTGATCCGAGACATAAAGAGACATTATATCTCAAAGCTCTGGTCGAAGCGCAAATGCTTATTGATGAGGCAGTAGTAAAAAAGACAGTTAAAAATGGTAATGCTTTGGTTGTATTGGATGAGTTTTTTCCTGATAGTGAGCAGTTTTTAATTGCAGAAGCTTATTCACTGCTGGCTTCTGAACAAATAGAAAAAAGTTTGGCTCAGTTTAAAAAATTAAAAAAGATTTACCCAAAAAACATAGACCTAAGCATGGGGTACGCAGAGGCCTTAGTTAGAGAGGATAAGTATGATGAAGCCTATCAAGTCTTAGCATCAATCAATTCAGGCCACAGAAGAGTCCACTTTTTAAAAGCATTTTGTCTCAGTCAGCTTGATACAAAAAGAGCTTATGAGATTTATATGAAATCAATTGATAATATAAGTTCATACCATCCCAAGTTAGAATTTTTAAAACTTAAAATGCAGCATAATAATGAATTGTTGGACAATGAATTGATCAGCAAATTTGAAAATAATTTAAAAAATAATACAGCAAAGTATCCATCGTCATTATTGGCTGCAAGTTATGTTATTTTATCTGAAGTTTTTCTTGAAAACCAAGACATAGAAAAAGCGGTACTATTGTTAAAAAATGCTACAAAAAATTCAACAGATGACAAAACCTTTTTTAAGATGGCGCTTCTACAGAAAAAAATAGGAGATACAAAGGGAGCGATTGCTTCATTTCAAAAAGCCTATGAGCTGTCATCCAATAATGAAAAGTATCTCATTGAATATTTATATGCGCTGAGAAAATCAGGAGAGTATAAAAAAGCGATTAACCTTGCAGATGAAAATAGTGAAAAATATAAACAGTCAGGACACTTTTTATATGAATATGCATTGATTAAAAAAGGTTTACTAAGAACAGATGAAGCACTTGAACACCTAGAACAAGCAAAAGAAATAAGTGATAAAATTGAGTATGATATTGCAATTGCAACGATTTATATGGAAAAAGATGATTATGATCAAGCCTATAAAACAATTGGAAAAATTTTAGAAAAAGATAGTCAAAATGAGTTGGCTCTCATCTATAAGGGCAAAATCTTAACAGCGTATCATGTTTTTGGTTTAGCAGAGAAAAGCTTAACATCAATAAAAAAACCATATGTTAATGCTTATCAAGTTTATCAGGCCTTTGCAGATTATTATTTGGCAACTGATAAGAAGACAGACTTAACCGGTCTAATGCGTGAAGTAGAAAAGACAGACCTCAATGCTTATGAAAAAGATATGTTGTTGAGTAAAGAATTATTGGAAAACAAAAAATATGAAGAAGCCTTAGAGCGTTTAAAAAGCCATCAACTAAAAGATAAAAAAGACATTGAACTGAATGCCTTGCTTGGTCAAATCTATTTTGCAAGCAACAACCCAAAACAGGCTATAGCAGTTTTAGAAGAATCAATGAAAATTAACCGAGGTGATTTTGAAACCTTATTTTTACTAGGAAAAGCTTTGATTGATATTGGACAGTTGGATGCCGGAATAGAAAAATTATTGTTGGCCAGTGAAATTCAAAGTAAAGTACCCAATATCTGGTTTGAGTTACAAAAGGCGCACATTGCCAAGGATAATCAAGAAAAAGTAGCATTTTATTTTAAACAAGCCATAGATAAAAATGCGCAATATTTACCTGCCTATATCAGTATGGCGGATTATTATTTTTCGTCCAACTTGTATAGCAAAGCTAAACCTCTTTATACGAAAGTTATACAAATAGAACCAAAAGCAGAGCAGGCATATTATAACTTAGCAGTTATTGAAAAGTTTAATCGCAATACAGATAAAGCTAAAAGCTACTTTAAGAAAGCAATTCAGTTGAATAGAAAAAATAGTCAAGCCTATATTGCACTGGGTATTTTAGAGGAAGAAGGCAGAAATGTTTCTGTTGCACAAAGACTATTTGAAAAAGCAAAGCAAGTAGATCCCAATAATCCAGAGCCTTACTATTTATTAGGTCTATCGTATAGACAATCAGGACGTTATCAAAGAGCAATACAACATTTTCAAAAATATTTGGATTTAAATCCCAATGCTAAGGATAAGCAAGCCATTGAAGATGAGATTACTTTTCTTAGAAAAAATATGAATTAG